Proteins from one Dysgonomonas sp. HDW5A genomic window:
- the uvrA gene encoding excinuclease ABC subunit UvrA, which yields MSEEKNILIKGARVNNLKNIDVEIPRNKFVVITGLSGSGKSSLAFDTLYAEGQRRYVESLSSYARQFLGRMNKPECDYIKGIPPAIAIEQKVSSRNPRSTVGTSTEIYEYLRLLFARIGKTISPISGEIVKKHQVKDITDKMLTYPEGTRLVVLSKIILRENRKMEEQLDILQKEGFSRVESKGEFIRIDELLKSKEVLDPSQVLLVIDRLSTSADKATLNRFSESVETAFFEGEGECIIKYYTESGIESYDYSKRFEADGVQFEEPTDMMFSFNSPVGACPHCEGFGLVLGIDEDLVIPNKGLSVYDDAVFCWKGEKMSEWKNEFIHSTASRDFPIHRPYFKLTEKDKDLLWHGAPGVMGIDAFFKMLEENQYKIQYRVMLARYRGKTTCPTCKGSRLKPQALYVKIGGSSIADLVLMPVSELKIFFDQLELDETDAAVGKRLLTEIRSRIQFLLNVGLGYLTLNRLSNSLSGGESQRINLATSLGSSLVGSLYILDEPSIGLHSRDTDLLIKVLRDLQGLGNTVVVVEHDEEIIRAADYIIDIGPQAGRLGGELVYQGSLANLDKNSNSHTVRYLNGEETIAVPAKTRKWNNFIEIKGARQNNLQNVDVKFPLNVMTVVTGVSGSGKSSLVCDVFYNALQKHYKGSSDRIVQFNELVGDLKMIKNVEMVDQNPIGRSSRSNPVTYIKAYDEIRKLFADQQLSKQMSFTPAFFSFNVEGGRCEECKGDGKTTIEMQFMADITLECEACKGKRFKQEILEVEYRGSSIYDVLEMTVDQAIEFFEEGKGSTEKKIVKRLKTLQEVGLGYIKMGQASSTLSGGENQRVKLASYLGEEKTEPTLFIFDEPTTGLHFHDVKTLLKAFDSLIARGHTVIIIEHNMDVIKCADHIIDIGPEGGKEGGNVVCEGTPKQIAKCAKSHTGHFLKDKLNVG from the coding sequence ATGTCAGAAGAAAAAAATATACTCATAAAAGGAGCAAGAGTCAATAACCTCAAAAATATTGATGTCGAAATTCCCCGCAATAAGTTTGTTGTTATCACAGGATTATCGGGGTCCGGTAAATCCTCTTTAGCTTTCGACACTTTATATGCCGAAGGACAAAGGCGTTACGTGGAAAGTTTATCTTCCTATGCCCGTCAGTTTTTGGGAAGGATGAACAAGCCCGAATGCGACTATATCAAAGGGATTCCGCCGGCTATTGCTATCGAGCAAAAAGTAAGCTCACGCAATCCTCGTTCTACTGTCGGAACATCTACCGAGATATATGAATACCTGCGTTTGTTGTTTGCCCGTATAGGAAAAACCATATCGCCTATTTCCGGAGAGATTGTAAAGAAGCATCAGGTAAAAGATATTACCGATAAGATGCTTACTTATCCCGAAGGTACCCGACTGGTTGTTCTTTCAAAAATTATTTTACGCGAGAATCGTAAAATGGAAGAGCAATTGGACATTCTTCAAAAAGAAGGATTTTCGCGGGTAGAATCTAAAGGAGAGTTTATTCGAATAGATGAATTGCTTAAATCTAAAGAAGTTCTTGATCCCTCTCAGGTTTTACTGGTGATAGACCGTTTATCGACATCGGCAGATAAGGCAACATTAAACCGATTCTCAGAATCAGTCGAAACCGCTTTCTTTGAAGGAGAAGGAGAATGTATAATTAAGTATTATACAGAATCGGGAATCGAAAGTTACGATTACTCAAAACGCTTCGAAGCAGATGGAGTTCAGTTCGAAGAGCCAACCGATATGATGTTCAGTTTCAACAGCCCAGTAGGAGCATGTCCTCATTGCGAAGGATTCGGATTGGTGCTTGGAATTGATGAAGACCTCGTGATCCCCAATAAAGGATTATCCGTATATGACGATGCTGTTTTCTGCTGGAAAGGCGAGAAGATGAGCGAATGGAAAAACGAATTTATACATTCAACGGCGAGCCGTGATTTTCCCATTCATCGTCCTTATTTTAAACTGACCGAAAAAGATAAAGATTTACTTTGGCACGGAGCACCCGGTGTAATGGGTATCGATGCATTCTTTAAAATGCTCGAAGAGAATCAATATAAGATACAGTATCGGGTAATGCTGGCCCGTTATCGTGGGAAAACGACTTGTCCGACCTGTAAGGGTTCACGTTTGAAGCCTCAGGCTTTATATGTGAAAATCGGAGGAAGTTCTATTGCCGATTTAGTCCTTATGCCGGTGTCTGAATTAAAAATATTTTTCGATCAGCTGGAGCTGGATGAAACAGATGCAGCAGTGGGAAAACGTTTGCTTACCGAAATTCGTAGCCGTATACAATTCCTTCTGAATGTAGGTTTAGGATATTTGACACTTAACCGTCTGTCTAACTCTTTATCGGGAGGAGAAAGCCAGCGTATCAATCTCGCAACTTCTCTGGGAAGTAGCTTAGTGGGGTCATTGTATATATTGGATGAACCCAGTATCGGATTGCACTCCAGAGATACCGATTTGTTGATAAAGGTATTACGTGATTTACAAGGGTTGGGAAATACGGTTGTCGTTGTAGAACATGATGAAGAGATAATCCGTGCAGCCGATTATATTATAGATATCGGTCCTCAGGCAGGGCGATTAGGCGGAGAACTTGTTTATCAGGGTTCGTTAGCTAACCTTGATAAAAATAGTAACAGTCATACTGTACGCTATCTCAATGGCGAAGAAACTATAGCTGTACCTGCTAAAACACGTAAATGGAATAATTTTATTGAAATAAAAGGTGCTAGACAAAATAATCTTCAAAACGTAGATGTTAAGTTCCCTCTGAATGTGATGACTGTAGTTACAGGAGTCAGCGGATCGGGAAAATCTTCATTGGTTTGTGATGTATTTTACAATGCACTTCAAAAACATTATAAGGGATCGAGTGACCGTATCGTTCAGTTTAATGAGTTGGTAGGTGATCTGAAGATGATCAAGAATGTCGAAATGGTTGACCAGAATCCTATCGGTCGATCGTCACGATCCAATCCTGTTACTTATATCAAAGCATACGATGAGATAAGGAAGCTTTTTGCCGATCAGCAATTGTCGAAACAAATGAGTTTTACACCTGCTTTCTTCTCCTTTAATGTCGAAGGTGGTAGATGCGAAGAATGTAAAGGAGATGGTAAAACTACCATCGAGATGCAATTCATGGCAGATATTACACTCGAGTGTGAAGCATGTAAAGGAAAACGCTTCAAACAAGAAATACTCGAAGTTGAATATCGTGGTTCTAGCATCTATGATGTATTAGAGATGACGGTAGATCAAGCGATAGAATTCTTTGAAGAGGGTAAAGGCAGCACCGAGAAAAAAATCGTAAAACGTCTTAAAACGCTTCAGGAAGTAGGACTTGGATATATAAAGATGGGGCAGGCTTCCTCTACACTTTCGGGTGGAGAAAACCAACGGGTAAAACTGGCTTCATATCTGGGTGAAGAGAAAACCGAGCCGACTCTGTTTATCTTCGATGAGCCTACAACAGGACTTCACTTTCACGACGTAAAAACTTTATTGAAAGCATTCGACTCGTTGATTGCAAGAGGTCATACTGTAATAATCATCGAGCATAATATGGATGTCATCAAATGTGCCGATCATATTATCGACATAGGTCCCGAAGGCGGAAAAGAAGGTGGAAATGTGGTTTGTGAAGGTACACCTAAACAAATAGCGAAATGTGCCAAGTCGCATACAGGTCATTTCCTGAAAGATAAGTTGAATGTAGGATAG